In a single window of the Pseudodesulfovibrio profundus genome:
- a CDS encoding ABC transporter substrate-binding protein yields MGWKRLEEGSYSNKWSGRFVIAFIYPAGVAIWWLSMLLALSFGAIFVTSTNSQAVSPKAPLRLYLDVDLTGARASGVAIEQGVRTALAQDGGRFGDRPVQLVVLDNHGNSSRSLANLKQFQTDPNGLAIIGGQHSAPLLAHRNYINDNKILMLVPWATAAPITRPKEQNNWIFRLSIDDQMVGEALVGRAVDERGFSRLALLLEESDWGKSNFHRMNDSLKDRGLVPVSTSYLAWGVSVPSANILLREIYRSGADAILMDATAQEELAVLQAMLNQPEDERLPVISHWRVTGVDVSGALPHHARKKLDLEFVQTRFSFLDMEQGSLGRQVFEQAQTLFPDIKRPSDITPPNGFTHAYDITRILQAAVRQSGLTGDVAQDRAAVRAALENLGEPVEGLIKVYRKPFAPFDAESTDGHEALNLNDYTFGRFNEHDAIILSR; encoded by the coding sequence ATGGGTTGGAAACGGTTGGAAGAGGGAAGCTACTCTAACAAGTGGAGTGGAAGGTTCGTCATTGCCTTCATATATCCTGCAGGGGTGGCGATATGGTGGTTGAGCATGCTGCTCGCTTTGAGTTTTGGTGCCATCTTCGTCACATCAACCAACTCTCAAGCCGTTTCCCCGAAAGCGCCCCTTCGCCTATATCTTGATGTGGACCTGACCGGAGCACGGGCATCCGGTGTGGCCATTGAACAGGGCGTACGAACAGCCTTGGCCCAGGACGGAGGCCGTTTCGGGGATCGTCCGGTGCAACTGGTGGTACTGGATAATCACGGCAACTCTTCCCGCAGTCTGGCGAATCTGAAGCAATTTCAAACTGACCCCAACGGGTTGGCTATTATCGGTGGTCAACACTCGGCTCCTTTACTCGCGCATCGGAATTACATCAATGATAACAAAATTTTGATGCTTGTTCCGTGGGCGACAGCTGCTCCAATTACACGTCCCAAGGAGCAAAATAATTGGATATTTCGCCTCTCCATCGATGACCAAATGGTTGGCGAGGCTCTGGTAGGCCGTGCTGTGGATGAGAGAGGATTTTCCCGCCTCGCCTTGCTGCTGGAGGAGAGCGATTGGGGCAAGTCCAATTTCCACCGAATGAACGACAGCCTCAAGGATCGAGGGTTGGTTCCGGTCAGCACCTCCTATCTCGCCTGGGGGGTGTCGGTCCCATCGGCAAATATTTTGCTGCGCGAAATATACAGGTCAGGAGCAGACGCCATCCTCATGGATGCAACTGCCCAGGAAGAGTTGGCTGTTTTGCAGGCAATGCTCAATCAGCCGGAAGACGAGCGCCTCCCTGTGATCAGTCACTGGAGAGTGACGGGTGTCGACGTATCCGGAGCCCTGCCTCATCATGCGCGAAAAAAACTGGATTTGGAGTTCGTCCAGACACGTTTTTCGTTTCTGGACATGGAACAGGGCAGTTTGGGCAGGCAGGTTTTTGAGCAAGCGCAGACGCTGTTCCCTGACATAAAGCGTCCCAGCGATATCACGCCGCCCAATGGGTTCACCCATGCCTACGACATAACCAGAATTTTGCAGGCAGCTGTCAGGCAGAGTGGATTGACAGGCGATGTGGCCCAGGATCGTGCCGCGGTCCGTGCTGCCCTGGAAAACCTTGGTGAGCCGGTGGAGGGTCTCATAAAAGTTTATCGCAAACCTTTTGCTCCGTTTGATGCAGAATCTACTGACGGACATGAAGCCCTGAACTTGAACGATTATACCTTTGGAAGGTTTAACGAGCATGACGCAATCATCCTCTCCCGATAA
- a CDS encoding ATP-binding protein, with the protein MTQSSSPDNGMEVLEKTQKESQSSFSRLFSRFLLAFFVVQVVVGGAVIIFVIGSEMSAMQKEGVRKELESHRHVVESYLENRVSFLAEYAKAPALVAGVLNPDDQLANTVDQLESLAMMNKSVRFALQDFQGSIVYSNWLFRNDTPSADFQRLMQGDQDHTVTIIEAREGAVEGWYWKISVPVFYHDQPEGVLSAYIPIHLQDIMGTNGENLRLTLKFADSAVVSYGTAEEPVVSMETTTVYPEITLQQEVSQAVVYNRLKYLITVLTLSFIGCTGMVLFVVHRMGKQMLLVPHERLETLRDELEKEVEAQTADLKMRTVQLSIEIRERREAEIEARETGQLVSALLEGIGAGFYIINPKTQQIIRSNAVIHKLFGLSPWQLSQRECTEAFGNYSQTMIGLACPETVSSETYMEGVARHVDGHSFPIARYLVPVEIRGEEHVGVIVLDITDRKNLERRLNVAQKLESIGELASGIAHEINTPIQYVGDSIRFVQEAAEDIISILEAEGKLIARCREDGKYPDLIEEIEESWDDADLEFIVEEIPKACTRALEGTDRVAVIVRAMKNFAHPGTEGMSSLDVNDSLENTILVSKNEWKYVAEIEKDFEFVPTVKCMPGDINQVFLNVLVNAAHAVGDVVKNSGDKGTITLSTREEGDMVLISISDTGTGIPEAIREKIFDPFFTTKEVGRGTGQGLAIVHDIVVERHGGSIDIETEEGKGTTFKIRLPANK; encoded by the coding sequence ATGACGCAATCATCCTCTCCCGATAATGGCATGGAAGTTCTGGAGAAAACGCAGAAGGAATCACAATCGTCGTTTTCCCGGCTGTTCAGTCGTTTCCTGTTGGCCTTCTTTGTGGTTCAGGTTGTTGTAGGCGGTGCCGTTATTATTTTTGTTATCGGTAGCGAAATGTCCGCCATGCAGAAGGAAGGAGTGCGCAAGGAGCTGGAGAGCCATCGGCATGTCGTGGAATCGTATCTGGAAAATCGCGTATCCTTCCTGGCAGAATATGCAAAGGCACCAGCCCTGGTGGCAGGGGTTCTGAATCCGGACGATCAACTGGCGAATACGGTTGATCAGTTGGAGTCGCTGGCCATGATGAATAAGAGTGTCCGGTTTGCGCTGCAGGATTTTCAGGGAAGCATTGTTTATTCCAATTGGCTTTTCCGAAATGACACCCCTTCCGCTGATTTTCAGCGTTTGATGCAGGGCGATCAGGATCACACCGTGACCATCATTGAAGCCCGAGAAGGGGCTGTGGAGGGCTGGTACTGGAAGATCAGTGTTCCGGTCTTCTATCATGATCAGCCAGAGGGAGTCCTCTCTGCGTATATTCCCATTCACCTGCAAGATATTATGGGAACGAATGGAGAAAATCTGCGCCTGACGTTGAAGTTCGCCGATAGCGCCGTAGTCTCATACGGGACTGCTGAAGAACCGGTTGTCTCTATGGAAACAACCACTGTTTACCCCGAAATCACCCTCCAGCAGGAAGTGAGTCAGGCTGTCGTCTATAATCGATTGAAATACCTGATCACAGTGCTGACCCTGTCTTTTATCGGGTGTACGGGCATGGTCCTGTTCGTAGTCCATCGGATGGGCAAGCAGATGTTGCTGGTCCCCCATGAGCGACTGGAAACTCTGCGCGATGAGCTTGAAAAGGAAGTGGAAGCCCAAACCGCTGATCTGAAGATGCGGACGGTGCAACTCTCCATTGAGATTCGGGAACGGCGCGAGGCGGAAATCGAAGCGCGGGAAACCGGCCAGCTGGTTTCTGCTTTGCTGGAAGGTATCGGGGCCGGGTTTTATATCATCAACCCGAAAACCCAGCAGATTATTCGTTCAAATGCGGTCATACACAAACTGTTTGGCCTTTCACCGTGGCAACTGTCTCAACGTGAGTGCACGGAAGCTTTCGGCAACTATTCTCAGACAATGATTGGCCTGGCCTGTCCTGAAACCGTTAGTAGCGAAACGTACATGGAAGGTGTGGCTCGACATGTCGATGGTCACTCGTTCCCCATAGCCCGCTATCTGGTGCCGGTGGAGATTCGCGGCGAGGAGCATGTCGGCGTTATCGTGCTGGACATCACGGACCGCAAAAACCTCGAACGTCGGCTCAATGTGGCCCAGAAGCTTGAATCCATCGGCGAGCTGGCATCGGGTATCGCACACGAAATCAATACACCTATCCAGTATGTCGGAGACAGCATCCGTTTTGTTCAGGAAGCTGCAGAAGACATCATCTCCATTCTGGAGGCCGAAGGAAAACTCATTGCTCGTTGCAGGGAAGACGGGAAGTACCCTGACCTTATCGAGGAAATTGAAGAGTCGTGGGACGATGCCGACCTGGAATTCATTGTGGAAGAAATCCCCAAGGCCTGCACCAGAGCTCTTGAGGGGACCGACAGAGTGGCGGTGATCGTCCGGGCCATGAAAAATTTCGCGCATCCCGGAACCGAGGGAATGTCCTCGCTTGATGTCAACGATTCCCTTGAGAATACCATTTTAGTCTCAAAGAACGAATGGAAATACGTGGCTGAAATCGAGAAGGATTTTGAATTTGTGCCCACGGTGAAGTGCATGCCGGGAGACATCAATCAGGTATTTCTCAATGTTCTGGTCAATGCGGCCCATGCGGTTGGAGATGTGGTGAAGAATTCCGGTGACAAAGGGACGATCACCCTCTCCACACGGGAGGAAGGGGATATGGTGCTCATCAGTATCAGTGACACCGGTACAGGTATCCCGGAAGCAATTAGAGAAAAAATATTTGATCCGTTCTTCACCACCAAGGAGGTGGGCAGGGGAACTGGTCAGGGGCTGGCCATCGTTCACGACATAGTGGTTGAACGGCATGGGGGCTCCATCGATATTGAAACAGAAGAAGGAAAAGGGACGACGTTCAAAATACGTCTTCCTGCCAATAAGTAA
- a CDS encoding response regulator, whose product MKKKHTVLFVDDEQSALDGFRTMMHSVRKEVKCFFAPSGPEGLELLQKQSVDVVIADMRMPGMDGAEFLSRVTRLYPGTIRIVLSGYSDNPSLFKSTRVAHQFLTKPCNSEKIIETIRKVTALNDVFVNENVRKTVAKLDSLPVLPDRLADLSAELDSPDPNLKRISQLVELDTGMSTTLMKVANSSFFGFFENVTTPSRAVTLLGSETVRGLVLREHLIDKIDLTGLENYSVEKLWRHTLETGYCAKAIATHEKADKKFIDSCFLAGILHDVGKLALLTKMKDVYEPVLECVREEDGPIRKCELKKLNVDHAMVGAYLLGLWGFKEDIVKGVFLHHRPQHGGKGLTVPLVVHVANTLQHETREFTSDGYAHSSLNTFWLAEQGLNRRVDDWRAACIEKWSAND is encoded by the coding sequence ATGAAAAAGAAACATACCGTATTGTTTGTTGATGACGAGCAGAGTGCCCTGGATGGGTTCAGAACGATGATGCATTCTGTCCGTAAGGAGGTGAAGTGCTTCTTTGCGCCAAGCGGTCCCGAGGGTCTGGAGCTGTTGCAAAAGCAGTCTGTGGACGTGGTGATTGCAGACATGCGAATGCCGGGAATGGATGGTGCCGAGTTCCTGTCGCGCGTGACCAGACTGTATCCGGGGACCATACGTATCGTCCTGTCCGGATATTCCGACAATCCGTCACTGTTCAAATCAACCCGCGTTGCCCACCAGTTTTTGACCAAACCGTGCAACTCGGAAAAAATTATCGAAACCATCCGCAAGGTGACAGCCCTCAATGATGTCTTCGTGAACGAAAATGTGAGGAAGACTGTGGCCAAGTTGGATTCACTGCCTGTCCTGCCTGATCGGTTGGCGGATCTGTCTGCCGAATTGGATTCACCTGATCCGAATCTCAAGAGAATAAGTCAGTTGGTTGAGTTGGATACGGGCATGTCCACCACCTTGATGAAGGTGGCCAATTCATCCTTCTTCGGGTTCTTTGAAAATGTGACCACACCATCGCGGGCAGTGACGCTGCTTGGTTCGGAAACAGTCAGGGGCCTGGTGCTGAGAGAGCACCTTATTGACAAGATAGATCTGACAGGTCTTGAGAACTACTCCGTGGAGAAGCTCTGGCGGCATACCCTGGAAACGGGATATTGCGCCAAAGCCATCGCCACGCATGAAAAAGCCGACAAGAAATTTATCGATTCATGCTTTCTTGCTGGAATTTTGCACGATGTAGGTAAACTGGCTCTCCTTACCAAAATGAAGGATGTGTATGAGCCTGTCCTTGAATGCGTCAGAGAAGAGGACGGCCCCATCCGAAAGTGTGAACTGAAAAAGCTGAATGTCGATCATGCCATGGTTGGTGCGTACCTCCTCGGATTATGGGGATTCAAGGAAGACATAGTCAAAGGAGTCTTTCTGCATCATCGTCCACAGCACGGAGGCAAGGGGTTGACCGTGCCGCTGGTGGTTCATGTCGCAAACACCCTTCAGCATGAGACACGCGAGTTTACTTCGGATGGGTATGCGCATTCATCGCTGAACACGTTCTGGTTGGCTGAACAGGGATTGAACCGGCGTGTCGACGACTGGCGTGCCGCATGTATTGAAAAGTGGAGTGCAAATGACTAA
- a CDS encoding HD domain-containing phosphohydrolase, whose amino-acid sequence MTKRRKVLFVDDEQNILDTFRASLRKRFKVETALGPLEGVEKIKTSGPYAVVVSDLKMPDMDGITFLSKVQELSPDSVRIMLTGHADLNSAISAVNDGAVFRFLTKPSPMEVMIRTLEIATKQYSLVVAERELLRGTLRGCIKVLTDILSLVNPEAFGRSERVRRLSDYVGKHLNLKHQLFLDLAAMLCQLGCVTLTDTVMNKVYEGKELSAEEQQIYAMHPSITAGMLSQIPRMDKVSEIILNQNVSLADDPTLSVEARVLKACLDYDSLIQNGMEKQDAIDELRKREGVYDSKVIDVLERGTAGEEGYVRRELLLSELRPRMILEEALWSTDKVHIMAEGTEVTETALMRIANFMKAKRLPETIRALVPIE is encoded by the coding sequence ATGACTAAACGCCGTAAAGTCCTCTTCGTTGATGATGAGCAGAATATACTGGATACCTTTCGGGCTTCCCTTCGCAAACGCTTCAAGGTCGAGACAGCCCTTGGGCCGCTGGAAGGGGTGGAAAAAATCAAAACGTCCGGCCCCTATGCCGTGGTGGTTTCCGATCTGAAAATGCCGGATATGGACGGCATCACCTTTCTTTCCAAGGTACAGGAACTGTCGCCCGATTCGGTCAGGATCATGCTGACAGGACATGCTGATCTCAACTCCGCAATCTCGGCTGTCAACGACGGGGCTGTCTTTCGGTTTCTAACCAAGCCGAGTCCGATGGAAGTGATGATCCGCACTCTGGAAATCGCGACCAAGCAGTATTCTCTTGTGGTGGCAGAGCGTGAGTTGTTGCGTGGCACACTCCGGGGGTGCATCAAGGTGCTGACGGATATTCTCAGCCTGGTCAATCCTGAAGCCTTTGGTCGCAGCGAGCGAGTCAGGAGGTTGTCCGATTACGTTGGTAAACACCTCAATCTCAAGCATCAACTGTTCCTCGACCTGGCAGCCATGCTGTGCCAATTGGGTTGTGTCACCCTCACTGATACCGTCATGAACAAGGTGTACGAAGGCAAGGAATTGTCGGCGGAAGAACAGCAGATTTACGCCATGCACCCCTCGATTACCGCCGGAATGCTCTCCCAGATTCCACGGATGGATAAAGTCTCGGAAATTATCCTGAACCAGAATGTGAGTCTGGCTGACGATCCGACTCTTTCAGTGGAAGCGCGCGTCCTGAAAGCCTGTCTCGATTATGACTCACTGATCCAGAACGGTATGGAAAAACAGGATGCCATTGATGAGTTGCGCAAACGGGAAGGGGTGTATGATTCCAAGGTTATTGACGTGCTCGAAAGGGGCACTGCCGGAGAGGAAGGATACGTCCGAAGGGAATTGCTGCTGTCGGAACTGCGCCCACGCATGATTTTGGAAGAGGCGCTCTGGAGCACGGACAAGGTCCATATCATGGCGGAGGGTACAGAGGTGACGGAAACGGCACTCATGCGAATTGCCAACTTCATGAAAGCCAAGCGCTTGCCTGAAACCATTAGGGCATTGGTACCTATTGAGTGA
- a CDS encoding diguanylate cyclase, producing the protein MSESAKILVVEDSRFFASLLTQQIQDGLGLAVDWVSTYSEACSIIDTRKDEYLLALLDANLPDAPNGEAIEYACKMGLPAIVFTSGIDDTMRNRFLSWNLLDYILKDSGNSMEVMLDSISRAISNRHIKVAVVEDSSTTREAVRRMLQSQLFQVFEAENGQKALELLEANPDIKLVVTDYDMPVMDGFELIRAVRQNHSRDELGIIGMSASGDPLLSAQLLKSGADDYVSKPFLVEEFICRVNKSIEMLQHIETIRELSYRDPLTGLRNRRYFFENAPGFIESCQSEGVACSLAMMDVDFFKSVNDSFGHDGGDAVLKLLSHLFKEHFGENSIISRFGGEEFCVLVRHESGANASELFEPLRERIERTPALYKGAELRVTISIGVSSRQDGLDAMIRRADTRLYSAKSEGRNRVIAE; encoded by the coding sequence ATGAGCGAATCAGCAAAAATCCTCGTGGTGGAGGACAGCCGATTCTTTGCCTCGTTGCTGACACAACAAATACAGGATGGGCTTGGGCTGGCTGTGGATTGGGTGTCCACCTACAGTGAAGCGTGCTCCATTATCGATACCCGTAAGGATGAGTACCTCCTTGCCCTGCTCGATGCCAATCTACCGGATGCGCCAAACGGAGAAGCAATAGAATACGCTTGTAAAATGGGGCTCCCTGCCATTGTTTTTACCAGTGGTATTGATGATACCATGCGCAATCGCTTTCTTTCCTGGAACCTGCTTGATTATATACTCAAGGATTCCGGCAACTCCATGGAGGTCATGCTGGACTCCATCAGTCGGGCCATCAGCAATCGGCACATCAAAGTCGCAGTGGTCGAAGACTCATCCACCACGCGGGAAGCAGTGAGAAGAATGCTCCAGTCCCAGCTGTTTCAGGTTTTTGAGGCCGAGAACGGGCAGAAGGCTCTTGAACTGCTGGAGGCCAATCCCGATATCAAGCTTGTGGTCACGGACTATGACATGCCCGTCATGGACGGCTTCGAGTTGATTCGTGCCGTGCGTCAGAATCATTCACGGGATGAACTGGGTATCATCGGTATGTCGGCGAGCGGCGACCCTCTGCTCTCCGCTCAGCTCCTCAAGTCCGGCGCTGACGACTATGTCAGCAAGCCGTTTTTGGTGGAGGAGTTTATCTGCCGGGTGAATAAATCCATAGAGATGCTGCAACACATCGAAACCATACGAGAATTGTCGTATCGAGATCCTCTGACCGGATTGCGTAATCGACGGTATTTCTTTGAAAACGCTCCCGGGTTTATCGAGTCCTGTCAAAGCGAAGGCGTAGCCTGTTCTCTTGCGATGATGGATGTGGACTTTTTCAAGAGCGTCAACGACAGCTTTGGTCATGATGGTGGTGATGCTGTTTTGAAACTTCTTTCGCACCTGTTCAAAGAGCATTTTGGCGAAAACTCCATAATCAGCCGCTTTGGGGGCGAAGAGTTTTGCGTACTTGTCCGGCATGAAAGCGGGGCGAACGCCAGTGAGTTGTTCGAGCCGCTCCGTGAGCGCATCGAGCGGACACCAGCGCTCTATAAGGGGGCGGAACTTCGGGTGACCATATCCATCGGGGTCAGTTCAAGGCAGGATGGTCTGGATGCCATGATCAGGCGAGCGGATACCCGGTTGTATTCAGCCAAGTCAGAAGGCCGAAACAGGGTGATTGCCGAATAG
- the panB gene encoding 3-methyl-2-oxobutanoate hydroxymethyltransferase — MSTTNTTPPQGNEAPVTAPDIQSRKDGEKICCMTAYDYSSGMIADAAGMDLVLVGDSLGMVVLGHEDTLSVTMDEMIHHVRATSRGVKRALLVADMPFMSYSTVEMALENGGRFLSEGRAKAVKLEGGENVVPQIEALVAAGIPVMAHIGLTPQHVARFGGFKAQGKTLEAAKALVEDARAVEAAGAFCVVLEAIPVEVAELITKAVDIPTIGIGAGNVTDGQILVYHDVLGLFDRFTPKFVRTYVQHGKEAVQALEMYGKDVRSTRFPGDKNTFYLSDEMAEQVRKIKIKKKK, encoded by the coding sequence ATGAGCACCACAAATACCACTCCCCCGCAAGGCAATGAGGCACCCGTGACGGCCCCTGACATCCAAAGCCGTAAAGACGGCGAGAAGATTTGTTGCATGACAGCCTATGACTATTCGTCAGGCATGATTGCAGACGCCGCAGGCATGGATCTCGTTCTGGTTGGGGACTCTCTGGGCATGGTCGTTCTCGGGCATGAAGACACGTTGTCCGTGACCATGGACGAGATGATCCACCATGTTCGAGCCACAAGCCGTGGCGTCAAGCGGGCACTGCTGGTGGCTGACATGCCGTTCATGTCGTACTCCACCGTGGAGATGGCCCTTGAGAATGGCGGACGCTTTCTCAGCGAAGGACGCGCCAAGGCGGTCAAGCTGGAGGGCGGCGAGAACGTTGTTCCGCAGATCGAAGCACTCGTAGCCGCCGGTATTCCTGTCATGGCGCATATCGGATTGACCCCGCAGCATGTTGCCCGTTTTGGCGGGTTCAAGGCGCAGGGCAAGACCCTTGAGGCAGCCAAGGCGCTTGTGGAAGATGCTCGCGCCGTGGAAGCGGCCGGAGCGTTCTGCGTGGTGCTGGAAGCCATCCCTGTTGAAGTAGCCGAGTTGATCACCAAGGCCGTGGATATCCCGACCATCGGCATCGGGGCAGGAAATGTCACCGATGGCCAGATTCTGGTGTATCATGATGTGCTGGGACTGTTTGATCGGTTCACGCCCAAATTCGTGCGTACGTATGTTCAGCATGGAAAGGAAGCTGTTCAGGCTCTTGAAATGTACGGCAAAGACGTTCGCAGTACCCGCTTCCCCGGTGATAAGAATACTTTTTACCTGTCCGACGAAATGGCTGAGCAGGTCCGTAAAATAAAGATCAAAAAGAAGAAGTAA
- the mobB gene encoding molybdopterin-guanine dinucleotide biosynthesis protein B: MIPPIICIVGKKKSGKTTFIEKLLPELRELGISVGTIKHDAHAFEMDREGKDSWRHRQAGAQTVTVSSPTQLAVIKTVDKELTLPQIAEQFFKDRQLIITEGYFRSDQPKIEVHRSDAHERPLCERGNEDEKQLIAMVSDVGVNTGKPTFGLDEAKQVAAHIARQHLGWVQNGMWGA, encoded by the coding sequence ATGATCCCACCAATCATCTGCATCGTCGGCAAGAAGAAATCCGGCAAGACCACATTCATTGAAAAGCTGCTCCCTGAACTCAGGGAGCTGGGTATCTCGGTCGGGACCATAAAGCATGATGCCCACGCATTCGAGATGGACAGGGAAGGCAAGGACTCCTGGCGTCACCGTCAGGCCGGAGCCCAGACCGTGACTGTCTCATCGCCCACGCAACTGGCCGTGATAAAGACCGTTGACAAGGAGTTGACCCTGCCCCAGATTGCCGAACAGTTCTTCAAGGACCGACAATTGATCATAACCGAAGGGTATTTCCGATCGGATCAGCCGAAAATCGAAGTACACCGGTCAGACGCCCACGAGCGTCCCTTGTGTGAAAGAGGCAATGAAGACGAAAAGCAACTCATCGCCATGGTCAGTGATGTTGGGGTGAACACAGGCAAGCCGACCTTTGGCCTTGATGAAGCCAAACAGGTTGCGGCGCACATCGCCCGACAGCATCTGGGCTGGGTGCAAAACGGTATGTGGGGCGCGTAG
- the fdhD gene encoding formate dehydrogenase accessory sulfurtransferase FdhD gives MESFDYEVHEYKNGFFKTGIQSIREVPLTIILNGKEVVTLLCTAKYPEYLAIGFLKSDAFLSSPDQVTDLTVRDEGDRLVAEVETCHDPWEGRIMERSITSGCGKGTNFGRNVTTISKRRLGGDIRVTPEQILTLANELHLRSTLYNATRGCHNSSLCTPDEMLLFREDIGRHNAIDMICGQCFLDNVSVEDKMIVSTGRIASEILLKVVRIGVPILVSTAVATSFSVELARKTGITLVGNVKKDSFWVYNDKGRIIGF, from the coding sequence ATGGAGTCTTTTGACTACGAAGTTCACGAATATAAAAACGGATTTTTCAAGACCGGCATACAGTCCATTCGGGAAGTGCCCCTGACCATTATTCTGAATGGTAAAGAGGTTGTTACGCTGCTGTGTACGGCCAAATATCCAGAATATTTAGCTATTGGCTTCTTGAAATCCGATGCATTTTTGTCCAGCCCGGATCAGGTCACCGACCTGACCGTGCGCGACGAGGGCGACCGGCTGGTGGCTGAAGTGGAGACCTGTCACGATCCGTGGGAGGGTCGAATCATGGAACGGTCCATCACCTCAGGTTGTGGTAAAGGTACCAACTTTGGCCGCAACGTGACCACCATATCGAAGCGACGCCTTGGCGGTGACATACGTGTCACTCCTGAGCAGATATTGACATTAGCCAATGAACTGCATTTGCGCTCGACTCTCTACAATGCCACCCGCGGTTGCCATAATTCTTCCTTGTGCACCCCTGACGAGATGCTGCTGTTCCGGGAGGATATCGGCAGGCACAACGCCATCGACATGATTTGCGGCCAGTGCTTTCTCGACAATGTATCCGTTGAAGACAAGATGATTGTCTCCACAGGACGCATCGCCTCCGAAATACTGCTGAAAGTGGTTCGGATCGGGGTGCCGATACTCGTGTCGACAGCGGTTGCCACCAGCTTTTCGGTGGAACTTGCCCGCAAGACCGGCATCACGCTGGTGGGCAATGTAAAGAAAGACAGCTTCTGGGTGTATAATGACAAGGGGCGGATTATCGGTTTTTAG
- a CDS encoding molybdopterin molybdotransferase MoeA: MTESTVSRRRAHRRLLQSARPQEAVLVSPHEAVGRVAAQDVVAHCDVPEQACSVRDGFGVRSQDLQDAKPLNPISLKVTQTIRAEAVDVQPVKQGECARVLTGGMVPPGADAVLAEEDVEVTDDSIRVSAPVRLGWFIRKAGGEIAKGDVIAHAGEEITPQAAAVMMRTRINSIQVHTTPHVRIIALGSELSDPCCCGEEDCDGGRFPADNIVLTTGLLGRSGCEVVQSGVLPDNKARLTNVLSDPDLPEVVITTGGTGRSERDFARSCALEAGFKTVFDRLDIRPGRNMFAAHRGKTMLFCLPGPPAAVFACYHAVILPFLRHLRGFPEEQPVTARLEKGISARPGGEWLVTCGLYFKEGSLIAVPYVGKEVPPMLAIGRAKGVAVLSGGDSILPGGQVEIISPVFA; this comes from the coding sequence ATGACAGAAAGCACCGTTTCCCGCCGTCGAGCCCACCGACGCCTCCTCCAATCAGCCCGGCCCCAGGAAGCGGTGCTTGTTTCTCCACATGAGGCTGTAGGTCGCGTGGCGGCGCAGGATGTTGTTGCCCATTGTGATGTGCCGGAGCAGGCTTGCTCTGTTCGTGACGGGTTTGGTGTCCGTTCGCAGGACCTTCAGGATGCAAAACCCCTGAACCCGATTTCTCTTAAAGTGACCCAGACAATACGCGCCGAGGCCGTGGATGTGCAGCCCGTTAAGCAGGGCGAATGCGCCCGTGTTCTGACAGGCGGCATGGTCCCTCCCGGCGCTGATGCTGTCCTGGCTGAAGAGGATGTAGAGGTTACAGACGACTCCATCCGGGTGAGCGCCCCGGTTCGCTTGGGCTGGTTTATCCGCAAGGCCGGGGGTGAGATTGCAAAGGGGGACGTCATTGCCCATGCTGGGGAAGAAATAACGCCCCAGGCTGCTGCCGTCATGATGCGTACCCGCATCAATTCCATACAGGTTCACACCACCCCGCATGTGCGAATAATCGCTTTGGGCAGTGAGTTGTCCGATCCTTGTTGCTGCGGCGAGGAGGATTGCGATGGCGGTCGATTCCCGGCGGATAATATCGTACTGACCACCGGTCTGCTCGGCCGTTCGGGTTGTGAAGTTGTTCAATCCGGTGTGTTGCCGGACAACAAGGCGCGTCTAACCAATGTTCTCTCTGATCCTGATCTGCCCGAAGTGGTCATCACCACCGGCGGAACCGGTCGTAGCGAGCGGGATTTTGCTCGATCATGCGCCTTGGAGGCCGGATTCAAGACAGTGTTTGACCGATTGGATATCCGGCCCGGGCGCAACATGTTTGCCGCGCATCGGGGAAAGACCATGCTCTTTTGTCTGCCGGGGCCGCCCGCTGCAGTTTTTGCCTGCTACCACGCTGTTATCCTGCCGTTTCTGCGCCACTTGCGCGGATTCCCTGAAGAGCAGCCAGTCACGGCTCGACTGGAAAAAGGTATCTCTGCCCGTCCCGGGGGGGAGTGGCTTGTGACCTGCGGTTTGTATTTCAAGGAGGGATCATTGATTGCCGTACCTTATGTCGGCAAGGAAGTGCCGCCCATGCTGGCAATAGGTCGAGCCAAGGGGGTCGCGGTCCTTTCCGGGGGCGATTCCATACTCCCTGGTGGTCAGGTGGAGATCATCTCACCGGTGTTCGCCTGA